One stretch of Priestia megaterium DNA includes these proteins:
- a CDS encoding AbrB/MazE/SpoVT family DNA-binding domain-containing protein gives MKSTGIVRKVDELGRVVIPIELRRILNINTGDPVEIYVDEDIIILQKYSPYGACLVTGEITRENLTFGNGNVVLSKKGAEQLLQELERTLNK, from the coding sequence ATGAAGTCTACAGGAATTGTAAGAAAAGTAGATGAATTGGGTCGCGTAGTAATTCCTATTGAATTGCGCCGTATTTTAAATATCAACACAGGTGATCCAGTAGAAATATATGTTGATGAAGATATTATTATTTTACAAAAGTATAGCCCGTATGGTGCTTGCTTAGTAACTGGGGAAATTACGCGTGAAAACTTAACCTTTGGGAATGGAAACGTTGTGTTAAGTAAAAAAGGTGCGGAACAGCTTTTACAAGAGTTAGAGCGTACCTTAAATAAATAA
- a CDS encoding helix-turn-helix transcriptional regulator, with protein MREKRTSSGFLLKQRAFLKLYMITMTEQERLYGLRLLDVLRDEFRPFGFKPNHSEVYKALHDLIEDGVLKQVKRKKEGMKLQEVVYYTFTNEGEEKAKLYKKQLKVELERCEAMIQKAIRDNFGSK; from the coding sequence ATGAGAGAAAAGCGTACATCCAGTGGTTTTCTATTAAAACAACGTGCTTTCTTAAAATTATATATGATTACGATGACAGAACAAGAGCGTCTGTATGGCCTTCGGTTATTAGATGTGTTGAGGGATGAATTTCGACCTTTTGGGTTCAAACCTAATCATTCTGAAGTATACAAAGCTCTTCATGACTTGATTGAAGACGGTGTCCTCAAACAGGTGAAGCGTAAAAAAGAAGGAATGAAGCTTCAAGAAGTGGTTTATTATACATTTACAAATGAGGGAGAAGAGAAAGCTAAATTATATAAAAAACAATTAAAAGTAGAGCTGGAGCGGTGTGAAGCTATGATTCAAAAAGCTATTCGTGACAACTTCGGGTCCAAATGA
- a CDS encoding SDR family NAD(P)-dependent oxidoreductase translates to MDLQLQSKNVLITGGSKGIGKAIAALFIQEGANVGIAARGEAALQHAQSELENVRTYTADLTNESDRVALIEKFIKDFGSIDILINNAGGSNGSTAMETDLSLFKEAMELNYFSAVHLSKLAAAHMTKDAAIINVTSIFGRESGGKVTYNNAKAALISFTKSFADEMISKGIRVNGVAPGSILHETGNWKKRMEENPDKIKQFVENEIPAGRFGKPEEVANAVAFLASSQASWIVGATLNVDGGQSKMNF, encoded by the coding sequence GTGGATTTACAGTTGCAAAGTAAAAATGTACTCATTACCGGCGGATCAAAAGGAATCGGGAAGGCTATTGCTGCTTTGTTTATTCAAGAAGGAGCAAACGTTGGGATTGCTGCAAGAGGAGAGGCAGCATTACAGCATGCACAGTCAGAATTAGAAAACGTACGTACATATACAGCAGACCTAACAAACGAATCAGACAGAGTTGCATTAATTGAGAAGTTCATTAAAGACTTCGGAAGCATTGATATTTTAATTAATAACGCTGGAGGAAGTAATGGAAGCACCGCGATGGAAACAGATTTATCCCTTTTCAAAGAAGCGATGGAGCTTAACTACTTTTCAGCTGTCCACTTGAGCAAGCTAGCAGCGGCGCATATGACAAAAGATGCGGCAATCATTAACGTTACGTCTATTTTCGGAAGGGAAAGTGGAGGGAAAGTCACATACAATAATGCAAAAGCAGCGCTTATCAGCTTCACGAAGTCTTTTGCAGATGAAATGATTTCTAAAGGAATTCGTGTAAATGGAGTTGCGCCGGGCAGCATTTTGCATGAGACGGGTAATTGGAAAAAGAGAATGGAGGAAAATCCAGATAAGATTAAGCAGTTTGTTGAAAATGAAATACCAGCGGGCCGCTTTGGAAAGCCGGAAGAAGTGGCGAACGCAGTTGCTTTTTTAGCATCTTCTCAAGCTTCGTGGATAGTAGGTGCGACGTTAAACGTAGACGGTGGACAGTCAAAAATGAACTTTTAA
- a CDS encoding MATE family efflux transporter, which yields MQQTFSTSQKVKQFVFILFPILVTQFGMFSMTFFDTMMSGRVSADDLAGVAIGSSLWVPVFTGLSGILMSITPIVAQLVGANQKKKVPFSVIQGLYVSILMAVVIILIGFFVVDPILKGMNLEANVMRIAKQYLIALSFGIVPLFIYTVLRNFIDALGQTRTSMLITILGLPVNVALNYVLIFGKLGFPHLGGVGSGYATAVTYWCILIVSIVIIHKKEPFSNFDLFKRFHRISFSAWKEILKIGLPIGFSVFFETSIFSAVTLFMSSYNTITIASHQAAINFASFLYMIPLSISMALTIVVGFEAGAKRHQDARSYSRIGVTIAVGMAFVCAGLLFTLRESVASLYTKDADVLALTSHFLIYAIFFQLSDALQAPIQGALRGYKDVNVTFLMSLVSYWVIGLPLGIALAKYTDLQAFGYWIGLIAGLAAGATGLAYRLIKIQKKQLLEENKSSRTA from the coding sequence ATGCAACAAACGTTTTCAACGTCTCAAAAAGTTAAGCAGTTCGTTTTTATTTTATTTCCGATATTGGTCACCCAGTTTGGAATGTTTTCAATGACTTTTTTTGATACGATGATGTCAGGAAGGGTAAGTGCAGATGACTTGGCAGGGGTAGCAATTGGTTCAAGCTTATGGGTGCCTGTTTTTACAGGACTAAGCGGGATTTTAATGTCTATTACACCAATTGTTGCACAGCTTGTCGGAGCTAATCAAAAGAAAAAAGTTCCGTTCTCCGTCATTCAAGGGCTTTATGTCTCCATTTTAATGGCCGTTGTTATTATTTTAATCGGCTTTTTTGTTGTTGATCCTATTTTAAAAGGGATGAATTTAGAAGCAAACGTAATGCGCATTGCCAAACAGTATTTAATTGCTTTATCTTTTGGTATTGTTCCGCTTTTTATTTATACGGTTTTACGAAACTTTATTGATGCTTTAGGGCAAACTCGTACGTCTATGCTTATCACCATTTTAGGGCTTCCGGTTAATGTAGCTTTAAACTATGTATTAATCTTCGGTAAGCTGGGCTTCCCCCACTTGGGTGGAGTAGGCTCTGGTTATGCAACTGCCGTTACGTATTGGTGCATACTCATTGTATCCATTGTAATTATTCATAAAAAAGAACCTTTTTCTAACTTCGATTTATTTAAAAGATTTCACCGTATCTCTTTTTCTGCTTGGAAAGAAATATTAAAAATTGGTTTACCTATCGGTTTTTCCGTATTTTTCGAAACAAGTATTTTTTCAGCTGTCACGCTGTTTATGAGCTCGTACAATACCATTACAATCGCTTCTCACCAAGCAGCTATTAATTTTGCCTCATTTCTCTATATGATTCCGCTGAGTATTTCTATGGCTTTAACGATTGTTGTGGGATTTGAAGCGGGTGCTAAGCGTCATCAAGATGCACGAAGCTATAGCAGGATCGGTGTAACTATCGCTGTTGGCATGGCTTTTGTTTGCGCAGGTCTTTTATTTACTCTTCGAGAATCAGTAGCTTCTTTGTATACAAAAGATGCAGATGTACTTGCATTAACTTCTCATTTTTTGATTTATGCAATTTTCTTTCAGCTTTCTGATGCTCTTCAAGCTCCTATTCAAGGCGCTCTGCGAGGATATAAGGATGTAAATGTTACCTTTTTAATGTCCTTGGTATCTTATTGGGTAATTGGTCTACCTTTAGGCATTGCTTTAGCAAAATACACCGATTTGCAGGCGTTTGGCTATTGGATTGGACTAATTGCGGGGCTTGCTGCAGGAGCAACAGGACTTGCGTATCGTTTGATAAAAATACAAAAAAAGCAGCTGCTAGAGGAGAATAAATCTTCTCGAACGGCTTAA